In Bactrocera oleae isolate idBacOlea1 chromosome 3, idBacOlea1, whole genome shotgun sequence, a genomic segment contains:
- the LOC138856153 gene encoding serine/threonine-protein kinase nekl-2-like: protein MDIGDLSLCPIKVLGEGSFGQVFLCRSNSNDHKNVCVKRIVIRKPKSEIKMLMDEIYIISQLKHPSIIRFVRSFVFDGTVNIVMEFASKGTLRDIINANSNRRPAVSKQIFNSCIYDILLGLEYLHIRHIIHRDLKPENILVDRDNNFKIADFGISTIHSSNKSTKSLIGTFLYMAPEIMKGEPYEFKSDVWSLGCILYEMCYGLSPFQQAKNLDDLKFLILTSHYERNVSNMSNFYGVEWCCLCEKMLNSNPRKRVSLYNIVTFSAKIAVSYYNKYFKYNIYIILLKEFERS, encoded by the exons ATGGATATTGGAGATTTAAGCTTATGTCCTATTAAAGTTTTAGGTGAAGGATCTTTTGGGCAGGTGTTTCTTTGTAGGTCTAATTCAAATGACCACAAGAATGTTTGTGTAAAGCGGATTGTGATTCGGAAACCaaaatcagaaattaaaatGTTGATGGATGAG ATTTATATAATTTCCCAACTTAAGCATCCAAGCATTATTAGATTTGTCCGCTCATTTGTATTCGATGGAACTGTAAATATTGTAATGGAATTTGCCTCAAAAGGAACCTTACGCGATATAATAAATGCGAATAGTAACCGTCGCCCAGCTGTTTCAAAACAGATATTTAATTCGTGTATATATGATATCTTATTGGGActtgaatatttacatattcgtCATATAATTCACAGAGATCTTAAGCCTGAAAATATTCTAGTAGACAGagataataattttaagatCGCTGATTTTGGTATATCAACCATACATTCTAGTAATAAATCAACTAAAAGTCTCATAGGCACATTCCTTTATATGGCACCAGAAATTATGAAAGGGGAACCATATGAATTTAAATCGGATGTTTGGTCTCTTGGATGCATACTGTATGAAATGTGCTATGGGCTTAGTCCATTTCAACAAGCTAAGAACttagatgatttaaaatttttaattctgactTCTCACTATGAACGTAATGTTAGCAATATGTCAAACTTTTATGGGGTTGAATGGTGTTGcctttgtgaaaaaatgttgaattctaaTCCTAGAAAGCGGGTTTCTTTGTATAATATAGTCACATTTAGTGCCAAAATTGCTGTTTCTtactataacaaatattttaaatataatatatatataatcttgctTAAAGAATTTGAACGCTCTTGA
- the LOC138856154 gene encoding serine/threonine-protein kinase nekl-2-like produces the protein MDIGDLSLCPIKVLGEGSFGQVFLCRSNSNDHKNVCVKRIVIRKPKSEIKMLMDEIYIISQLKHPSIIRFVRSFVFDGTVNIVMEFASKGTLRDIINANSNRRPAVSKQIFNSCIYDILLGLEYLHIRHIIHRDLKPENILVDRDNNFKIADFGISTIHSSNKSTKSLIGTFLYMAPEIMKGEPYEFKSDVWSLGCILYEMCYGLSPFQQAILILTSHYERNVSNMSNFYGVEWCCLCEKMLNSNPRKRVSLYNIVTFSAKIAVSYYNKYFKYNIYIILLKEFERS, from the exons ATGGATATTGGAGATTTAAGCTTATGTCCTATTAAAGTTTTAGGTGAAGGATCTTTTGGGCAGGTGTTTCTTTGTAGGTCTAATTCAAATGACCACAAGAATGTTTGTGTAAAGCGGATTGTGATTCGGAAACCaaaatcagaaattaaaatGTTGATGGATGAG ATTTATATAATTTCCCAACTTAAGCATCCAAGCATTATTAGATTTGTCCGCTCATTTGTATTCGATGGAACTGTAAATATTGTAATGGAATTTGCTTCAAAAGGAACCTTACGCGATATAATTAATGCGAATAGTAACCGTCGCCCAGCTGTTTCAAAACAGATATTTAATTCGTGTATATATGATATCTTATTGGGActtgaatatttacatattcgtCATATAATTCACAGAGATCTTAAGCCTGAAAATATTCTAGTAGACAGagataataattttaagatCGCTGATTTTGGTATATCAACCATACATTCTAGTAATAAATCAACTAAAAGTCTCATAGGCACATTCCTTTATATGGCACCAGAAATTATGAAAGGGGAACCATATGAATTTAAATCGGATGTTTGGTCTCTTGGATGCATACTGTATGAAATGTGCTATGGGCTTAGTCCATTTCAACAAGCTATTTTAATTCTGACTTCTCACTATGAACGTAATGTTAGCAATATGTCAAACTTTTATGGGGTTGAATGGTGTTGcctttgtgaaaaaatgttgaattctaaTCCTAGAAAGCGGGTTTCTTTGTATAATATAGTCACATTTAGTGCCAAAATTGCTGTTTCTtactataacaaatattttaaatataatatatatataatcttgctTAAAGAATTTGAACGCTCTTGA
- the LOC138856157 gene encoding serine/threonine-protein kinase nekl-2-like, with translation MDIGDLSLCPIKVLGEGSFGQVFLCRSNSNDHKNVCVKRIVIRKPKSEIKMLMDEIYIISQLKHPSIIRFVRSFVFDGTVNIVMEFASKGTLRDIINANSNRRPAVSKQIFNSCIYDILLGLEYLHIRHITHRDLKPENILVDRDNNFKIADFGISTIHSSNKSTKSLIGTFLYMAPEIMKGEPYEFKSDVWSLGCILYEMCYGLSPFQQAKNLDDLKFLILTSHYERNVSNMSNFYGVEWCCLCEKMLNSNPRKRVSLYNIVTFSAKIAVSYYNKYFKYNIYIILLKEFERS, from the exons ATGGATATTGGAGATTTAAGCTTATGTCCTATTAAAGTTTTAGGTGAAGGATCTTTTGGGCAGGTTTTTCTTTGTAGGTCTAATTCAAATGACCACAAGAATGTTTGTGTAAAGCGGATTGTGATTCGGAAACCaaaatcagaaattaaaatGTTGATGGATGAG ATTTATATAATTTCCCAACTTAAGCATCCAAGCATTATTAGATTTGTCCGCTCATTTGTATTCGATGGAACTGTAAATATTGTAATGGAATTTGCCTCAAAAGGAACCTTACGCGATATAATTAATGCGAATAGTAACCGTCGCCCAGCTGTTTCAAAACAGATATTTAATTCGTGTATATATGATATCTTATTGGGActtgaatatttacatattcgtCATATAACTCACAGAGATCTTAAGCCTGAAAATATTCTAGTAGACAGagataataattttaagatCGCTGATTTTGGTATATCAACCATACATTCTAGTAATAAATCAACTAAAAGTCTCATAGGCACATTCCTTTATATGGCACCAGAAATTATGAAAGGGGAACCATATGAATTTAAATCGGATGTTTGGTCTCTTGGATGCATACTGTATGAAATGTGCTATGGGCTTAGTCCATTTCAACAAGCTAAGAACttagatgatttaaaatttttaattctgactTCTCACTATGAACGTAATGTTAGCAATATGTCAAACTTTTATGGGGTTGAATGGTGTTGcctttgtgaaaaaatgttgaattctaaTCCTAGAAAGCGGGTTTCTTTGTATAATATAGTCACATTTAGTGCCAAAATTGCTGTTTCTtactataacaaatattttaaatataatatatatataatcttgctTAAAGAATTTGAACGCTCTTGA